The DNA sequence GTAATAGAGGGAATGAGAAGGTTGGCTAGAGGAATACGTGCCTGTACCTGAATGTGGACCttgtattgttgttgttgttgttgtttccttttccacgAACCCTTCAATATATACCACCTTctttcgtatatatatatatatatatatgtgtgtgtgtgtgtgtacatgtatgtgtgtcTGAAAGGCATATAATAAAGCTTATatcaaatatgttttttttttttcgttgcttATGGATCATCCCTTACCCGCGTTTCCGCGATCGTGTGATGAACTTTTCGTTCTATTTATGATAGCGGTTTCTACTGTATTTGTTAGCGACCCGTGGCTCTTGTTTATATATCTTTATgggcatttcctttttttttttttacgtatGTGTGATGAAGGAAGGATTGAACAATGGAAGACAATCTTGCGGCAGAAATTGCGCGAATAGAGGCGGAGTTGGAAGCGGACCGACAGCAGCgcgaaaaacaacaacagcaacaacaacaacaacagcagcagcagcagcatcaaaTGAGCATGCAAAACATGATGCCCAGCTTTGGTGTATCCGCAGTTCCACAACCAAtgcaacatcaacatcaacatcagcagtCACAACAACAGTCACCACAGCAAATGGGTGTATTGCATGGGCAAGTCAGTGGTTCAACATCACATGCGCCTGGTCAACCTCACCATTTCTCAAAGGATAGCGATGGGCGATCCATTTTTGTTGGAAATCTTCCTAAAGGTGATAATGGCGGACCCACAACCACGCCAGAGGAGTTGGCGCATTTATTTGCCGACTGTGGTCCCATCCTCAACTGTACGTTACTGCGCGATCGCACAACTGGTGAGTTGAAGGGCACGGCATATGTTGAATTTTCCACTTACACCGGAATGGGTAAAGCTATTGATACTAAAAACAACACCATGTTCAAGGGTAGTACTTTAATTGTATGTTGACCGTGAGTTCCTGTACATAATGGGGcgcatttttttgtgtgcgttcCCTTCAACTTCTCCCCACTTTTCCCACTCCCCTCTACAAACAGGGGAACGAACTGAAGGGTGCGAGAGGAAGTGATTGAgtgaataa is a window from the Trypanosoma brucei brucei TREU927 chromosome 8, complete sequence genome containing:
- a CDS encoding RNA-binding protein, putative; this translates as MEDNLAAEIARIEAELEADRQQREKQQQQQQQQQQQQQHQMSMQNMMPSFGVSAVPQPMQHQHQHQQSQQQSPQQMGVLHGQVSGSTSHAPGQPHHFSKDSDGRSIFVGNLPKGDNGGPTTTPEELAHLFADCGPILNCTLLRDRTTGELKGTAYVEFSTYTGMGKAIDTKNNTMFKGSTLIVC